GCGGCGAGCGCGCCCGTCTGGCGCTGGCGCTCATCACCCGCGACGCGCCGCACATGTTGATCCTGGACGAACCGACCAACCATCTCGACGTCGACAGCCGCGAGGCGCTGGTCCAGGCGCTCAACGACTATAGCGGCGCGGTGGTGATCGTCTCCCACGACCGCCACATGATCGAACTGGTCGCCGATCGTCTGGTGCTGGTCGACAACGGCACCGCCCAGCCGTTCGACGGCAGCCTGGACGATTATACCGACATCATCCTGCGCAAGGCGGACGGTAACGGCAATGGCGGCGGCGATGCGCCCAAGGTCGACCGCAAGGCCGACAAGCGCGCCGCGGCCGAATGGCGCGAAAAGCAGAAGACGCTCAAGAACGCGCTCAACAAGGCGGAGCGCGAAATGACCGCCCTGTCCACCGAGCGCAGCCGCATCGACAAGGCGCTGTTCGATCCCAAGACCGCGACCGGCGCGGAAGCGAAGATGACGACCAGCGAACTCATGGTGAAGCGCGCCGAGCTGGAGAAGATGCTGGAAACGGCCGAAGAAGTCTGGATGGAAGCCAGCGCCGCGCTGGAGGAAGGGTGAGGAGGCACGGCAGGGATGCCGTCCGTCTGATGTAAGCGATACGTTTTACGTCAGCAGGTAGGGGATGTGAAAATGGCGGGCCGAGAGCGACGAAACGGAGAACTACGTCTACGCTATAGCCCTCCATAACCCTCCTGAATAAAGCTACGAACAAATGGCTCAAACGGAGTCGACACCTGACTGGCAGCAACAGGGTGGATTCCCGAACGGCGGCTTAGGAGGCGGAATCGCAGAATAGCGGCCGTTCAGCAAATCCGAAGAGCAACGTCTTCGCAATCTCTCGCGCATTCGAGGCAAGCGCCTCATCCGGCAGTTCGCCGGCGGTCCAGAACGACAGAACCCCACGAAAGGCAAAGGCGAGCTGTTCCGGCAAACAGCGCAGCGCCTTCTGCCTGCCTGCCGCGATCAAGCCATCGCCGGCTCCCAGGGCCAGCGACCATAAGGTCGTGGAGTGCGTCAGGACCTTTCCGGGGGACGGACCGGCCGTGCCGATCCACCCCATCACGGCTCGGTTTATTTCCGGCTCCTCCAGCATCACCTCGACCGCCGTGTCGATCGCCAACAGCACCCTGCCGGCGGCATCGGCAGGCGGAGACATCTCGGCAAAGCGCTTGGCCATCGTATCGATCCGCCGCCCCGAAAGGGCATGCATGATCGCAGCCTTGCTCCCGAACTGATTGAACGGCGTCGCGAAACTGACCCCGGCTTCGGTGGCAAGGTCGCGCATCGAGAAATCGGCCTTGCCCCGGCGGAGCAGCCGTTCCGCCGCGTCCATCACGCGCTGGCGGAGCGGCTCCCCCCTCGCGGCGGTCGGATCTGCCTGGGTCTTGTTTCGTGTCATGTCTCTATCTATATCATGATATAGTTTTAATCATAGCCCGGAGTTGTACCATGGCTTCCACCCCCAAAACATTCCTCGTCACCGGCGTCAGTTCCGGCCTCGGACGAGCATTTGCCTCAGGCGCGCTCGAAGCGGGCCACCATGTGATCGGCACCGTGCGGCGGGAGGGCGACGCCGAGACCTTCGCCGCGCTCGCTCCCGATCGCGCTCACCCGGTCACGCTGGACGTGACCGATTTCGAAGCGATCCCGGCGGCTATCGCCGAAGCCGAACGGCAGGGCGGTCCGATCGACGTGCTGGTGAATAATGCGGGTTATGGCCATGAGGGCGTGCTGGAGGAATCGTCGATGGACGATCTTCAGCGCCAGTTCGCTGCCAACGTCTTCGGGCCCGTCGCGATGATCAAGGCGGTGCTGCCAGGCATGCGCGAGCGGCGGCGGGGCCATATCGTCAACGTCACGTCCATGGGCGGCTTCATCACCATGCCCGGCATCACCTTCTATTGCGGAAGCAAATTCGCGCTCGAAGGCATCTCCGAAGCGCTCGGCAAGGAAGTGGCGAGCTTTGGAATTCGGGTGACGGCGCTCGCTCCCGGCCAATTCCGCACGGACTGGGCCGGACGCTCGATGAATCGCACACCGCGCAGCATTGCCGACTATGACGCGGTCATGGACCCGATCCGCGCCGCACGACAGGCCAAGAGCGGCAACCAACCAGGCGATCCAGCTAAGGCTGCGCAGGCGTTGCTCGCGCTGGTCGATGCCGAAAATCCGCCGGTGCGGCTGTTCCTGGGCGATGATGCACTTGGACTTGTCGAGCAGAAACTCGACGGGATGCGGGTCGAAATCGGCGCGTGGGAGGAGCTTTCGCGTTCAACCAGCTTCGGATGATGAGCGCTTGAATCTGCGGCAACTTATGAAGGCACTCCGCGCGTCTTCATAAGCCGCAATGGGGTCGGAAGCTGCCGTCGCGGCTCTCGGCTCTCAAGATATATCGGGCTGTAGCGTAGAATCGGCGGCAATGGGATGGATAGCGGAAGGCCGGCTTCAGGCGGTGCAATGCAGAAAGCAGACCAGCACTCGAAGATGGACATGTAGGTGGCCAGAACGAGCGAGGTTCATGTCGCCTTGCTCGGTTCACGGACCGGGAGACGGCTGATGCTGTGTCCTG
This genomic stretch from Sphingobium sp. BYY-5 harbors:
- a CDS encoding TetR/AcrR family transcriptional regulator produces the protein MTRNKTQADPTAARGEPLRQRVMDAAERLLRRGKADFSMRDLATEAGVSFATPFNQFGSKAAIMHALSGRRIDTMAKRFAEMSPPADAAGRVLLAIDTAVEVMLEEPEINRAVMGWIGTAGPSPGKVLTHSTTLWSLALGAGDGLIAAGRQKALRCLPEQLAFAFRGVLSFWTAGELPDEALASNAREIAKTLLFGFAERPLFCDSAS
- a CDS encoding oxidoreductase, coding for MASTPKTFLVTGVSSGLGRAFASGALEAGHHVIGTVRREGDAETFAALAPDRAHPVTLDVTDFEAIPAAIAEAERQGGPIDVLVNNAGYGHEGVLEESSMDDLQRQFAANVFGPVAMIKAVLPGMRERRRGHIVNVTSMGGFITMPGITFYCGSKFALEGISEALGKEVASFGIRVTALAPGQFRTDWAGRSMNRTPRSIADYDAVMDPIRAARQAKSGNQPGDPAKAAQALLALVDAENPPVRLFLGDDALGLVEQKLDGMRVEIGAWEELSRSTSFG